The following coding sequences lie in one Erwinia amylovora genomic window:
- the srlR gene encoding glucitol operon DNA-binding transcriptional repressor SrlR: MKPIQRQAQILEFLQRNGRTTVDQLIVRFNTTGTTIRKDLTHLQQEGAVIRTYGGVMLNREEGDQPLDRKTLINTEKKKHIARRAAELINEGDSLIFDAGSTVLQMVPYLARFNNITVMTNSLTIVNQLVEHDSDRVVLMPGGTYRRNSASFHGSVAESAFSHFNFDTLFIGADGVDLTAGVTTFNEVFSVSQAMCRAAKKIVLLVDSSKFGRKSPNVVCSLDAVDVLITDNAISPDIVKQLSGMNISVITAGED; encoded by the coding sequence ATGAAACCGATACAACGTCAGGCGCAGATCCTCGAATTTTTGCAGCGCAACGGGCGCACCACGGTAGATCAACTGATCGTGCGCTTCAATACCACCGGAACGACGATCCGTAAGGATCTGACCCATCTTCAACAGGAAGGGGCGGTGATTCGCACTTATGGCGGAGTGATGCTTAATCGTGAGGAGGGAGACCAGCCGCTTGACAGAAAAACGCTGATCAATACGGAAAAAAAGAAGCATATTGCCCGTCGGGCCGCCGAACTGATTAACGAAGGCGACTCACTGATTTTTGACGCTGGCAGCACGGTGCTGCAAATGGTGCCCTATCTGGCCCGCTTCAACAATATCACCGTGATGACCAACAGTCTGACCATCGTTAATCAGCTGGTGGAACACGATAGCGATCGGGTCGTCCTGATGCCCGGGGGCACTTATCGCAGAAATTCAGCCTCTTTTCATGGCAGCGTGGCGGAGTCGGCATTCAGCCATTTCAACTTCGATACCCTGTTTATTGGCGCTGATGGCGTGGATCTGACCGCTGGCGTCACGACGTTTAATGAAGTTTTTTCCGTCAGCCAGGCCATGTGCCGCGCCGCCAAAAAAATTGTTCTGCTGGTCGATTCTTCCAAGTTTGGACGTAAAAGCCCGAATGTGGTGTGCAGCCTGGATGCTGTTGACGTGCTGATTACCGACAACGCGATTTCACCCGATATCGTTAAACAGCTGTCAGGGATGAATATCAGCGTCATCACTGCAGGAGAGGACTGA
- a CDS encoding DUF2931 family protein gives MEITRLAGLLPVLMLTACQGADQPGTVAQNGVPTKWTFNFFTPQALPALVTFAVVQDAGGKVYEFTTLNSTPDLPRVIGEWNDKDRAPGGYWNHVERPPRHIIFCWDSVMDKKVYETHLTIPQPILEKMLRPSINKDYQGKTAYYNRVQIGLAPEGKVAVWLQGIGLEPNYRVTPSVLYTLSGDKLSICKGITRFSTGYEFGENTKDFIKGKVYPYGNW, from the coding sequence ATGGAAATAACCCGTCTGGCCGGGCTTCTTCCGGTACTGATGCTGACGGCCTGTCAGGGTGCGGACCAGCCCGGCACCGTGGCGCAAAACGGCGTACCAACCAAGTGGACTTTTAATTTTTTCACGCCTCAGGCGCTGCCTGCGCTGGTGACGTTCGCCGTTGTTCAGGATGCCGGGGGTAAAGTTTATGAGTTTACTACGCTGAACAGCACGCCCGATCTGCCCAGAGTTATCGGTGAGTGGAATGACAAGGATCGCGCACCCGGAGGGTACTGGAATCACGTTGAGCGTCCTCCCAGGCATATTATTTTTTGCTGGGACTCGGTGATGGATAAAAAGGTGTATGAAACCCACCTGACTATCCCGCAACCCATACTGGAAAAAATGCTCAGGCCGAGCATAAACAAGGATTATCAGGGAAAGACTGCATATTACAACCGGGTGCAAATTGGTCTGGCTCCGGAAGGAAAGGTGGCCGTCTGGCTACAGGGCATAGGGCTTGAGCCCAATTACCGTGTAACGCCGTCAGTGCTTTATACGCTATCCGGCGATAAATTATCTATTTGCAAAGGGATAACACGTTTTTCCACTGGTTATGAATTTGGAGAAAACACAAAGGATTTTATTAAAGGGAAGGTCTATCCGTATGGCAACTGGTAG
- the gutM gene encoding transcriptional regulator GutM encodes MDATNTLILLAVTAWVGQILLGWFQIQNFNRALAALGQTGQVVIGRSGGRFKPRVVLALSLDEEQRVTDNFVMKGVTIFARPANEPKLNGLCLNEIQPQILFPKSAATQQALALAISHKG; translated from the coding sequence ATGGATGCAACGAATACGCTGATATTGCTGGCCGTGACGGCCTGGGTAGGTCAAATCTTACTGGGATGGTTTCAGATCCAGAACTTCAACCGCGCGCTGGCGGCGCTGGGCCAGACTGGCCAGGTGGTGATTGGACGCTCTGGCGGGCGCTTTAAACCTCGGGTGGTTTTAGCGCTAAGCCTGGATGAGGAGCAGCGCGTGACGGACAATTTTGTGATGAAGGGCGTAACGATTTTTGCACGCCCGGCGAATGAGCCAAAGTTGAATGGCTTGTGCTTAAATGAGATCCAGCCCCAAATATTGTTCCCTAAAAGCGCAGCAACTCAACAAGCGCTTGCTCTGGCCATTTCACATAAAGGATAA
- a CDS encoding ogr/Delta-like zinc finger family protein translates to MMNCPLCGRSAHTRSSFQVSAETKERYNQCTNIECGHTFVTHETFVRTVSRPAKISSAPPHKTGVPEKRLS, encoded by the coding sequence ATGATGAATTGTCCGTTGTGCGGTCGGTCGGCCCACACCAGAAGCAGTTTCCAGGTTTCAGCTGAAACGAAAGAGCGCTACAACCAATGCACCAATATCGAATGTGGACACACATTCGTGACGCATGAAACCTTTGTGCGGACGGTCAGCCGGCCGGCAAAAATCAGCTCAGCACCGCCACATAAGACAGGAGTGCCGGAAAAACGCCTATCGTAG
- a CDS encoding DUF2931 family protein, with the protein MEITRLAGLLPVLMLTACQGADQPGIVAQNGVPTKWTFNFFTPQALPALVTFAVVQDAGGKVYEFTTLDSTKALYGVIGGWDDLSRTLNGYWNHVERPPRHIIFCWDSVMDKKVYETHLTIPQPVLEKMLRPGVYKGDPGHTGYHNAVQIGLAPEGKVAVWLSGVSRGEPNYRVTPSVLYTLSGDKLSICKGITRFSTGYEFGENTKDFIKGKVYPYGNW; encoded by the coding sequence ATGGAAATAACCCGTCTGGCCGGGCTTCTTCCGGTACTGATGCTGACGGCCTGTCAGGGTGCGGACCAGCCCGGCATCGTGGCGCAAAACGGCGTACCAACCAAGTGGACTTTTAATTTTTTCACGCCTCAGGCGCTGCCTGCGCTGGTGACGTTCGCCGTTGTTCAGGATGCCGGGGGTAAAGTTTATGAGTTTACAACTCTTGACAGCACGAAGGCACTGTACGGTGTTATCGGCGGGTGGGACGATCTCTCACGGACACTCAACGGCTACTGGAATCACGTTGAGCGTCCCCCCAGGCATATTATTTTTTGCTGGGACTCGGTGATGGATAAAAAGGTGTATGAAACCCACCTGACTATCCCGCAACCCGTACTGGAAAAAATGCTCAGACCCGGCGTGTACAAGGGTGATCCGGGTCACACCGGGTACCATAACGCCGTGCAAATTGGTCTGGCTCCGGAAGGAAAGGTGGCCGTCTGGTTGAGCGGGGTCAGCCGGGGAGAGCCCAATTACCGCGTAACGCCGTCAGTGCTGTATACGCTATCCGGCGATAAATTATCTATTTGCAAAGGGATAACACGTTTTTCCACTGGTTATGAATTTGGAGAAAACACAAAGGATTTTATTAAAGGGAAGGTCTATCCGTATGGCAACTGGTAG
- a CDS encoding phage repressor protein CI has protein sequence MPAPNKDPKQMTRFNFSSQSGGKEAITRILQAYGLTTRQALCDHLGVSQSTMANRWMRDNFPHDWLIACHLDTGASLLWLTTGEGQPFSSAGTSSAITLRCHEITNGAYNSSDWVNYDARLIPDQSASLVLVKFEQSIYLVDELSGEINDGRWLIEIDGFKSIKNVYRLPGDRIRVENGPASFECYATEIAVHGKVIGKTEFTG, from the coding sequence ATGCCAGCCCCCAATAAAGACCCGAAACAGATGACAAGGTTTAACTTCTCATCTCAAAGTGGCGGAAAGGAAGCCATAACCCGTATTCTGCAGGCTTATGGATTAACCACCCGACAGGCGTTGTGCGATCATCTTGGCGTGTCACAAAGCACCATGGCCAACCGCTGGATGCGCGATAACTTTCCCCACGACTGGCTGATTGCCTGCCATCTTGATACCGGCGCATCGCTGCTGTGGCTTACCACCGGCGAAGGGCAACCGTTTTCCTCTGCCGGCACCTCATCCGCAATAACGTTGCGGTGCCATGAAATCACAAATGGGGCTTACAACTCTTCAGATTGGGTGAACTATGATGCCCGCCTGATCCCCGATCAAAGCGCATCACTGGTGCTGGTTAAGTTTGAACAGTCGATTTACCTGGTGGATGAACTTAGCGGCGAGATCAATGACGGGCGCTGGCTGATTGAAATCGACGGCTTTAAAAGCATCAAAAATGTTTACCGTCTGCCGGGCGACAGAATACGCGTTGAGAATGGCCCCGCATCCTTTGAATGCTATGCCACAGAAATTGCGGTACATGGCAAAGTAATAGGAAAAACAGAATTTACGGGGTGA
- a CDS encoding KpsF/GutQ family sugar-phosphate isomerase has protein sequence MREKLLQAARETIATELSGAMNLAARLDDHFVQACEMMRACRGKAIVSGIGKSGHIGKKIAATLASTGTPAFYVHPAEALHGDLGMIAAGDVVILISYSGFAAEFIRMVPMLKRLPVGIIAFTGKPTSPLAMAADQVINIHTDREACPLGLAPTSSAVNTLIMGDALAIALMRSRNFSEHDYARTHPGGSLGTRLLCCVGDIMRKGEKLPRITRDVTVGDALAELTRTGLGLVAVTDDAGVLIGVFTDGDLRRWLHKGENIQAGISRVMTVGSKTLNAGQLATEALAMFHEQKISAAPVVDEQGRVTGAINLHDIHDAGIF, from the coding sequence ATGCGCGAGAAATTATTGCAGGCCGCACGGGAAACCATTGCGACGGAACTGAGCGGCGCGATGAACCTGGCTGCGAGGCTGGACGATCATTTTGTGCAGGCGTGTGAAATGATGCGGGCATGCAGGGGAAAAGCGATCGTCAGTGGGATTGGCAAATCCGGGCATATCGGCAAAAAAATCGCCGCGACGTTGGCCAGTACCGGCACCCCGGCTTTTTATGTCCACCCTGCTGAAGCGCTGCACGGCGATCTGGGCATGATTGCCGCCGGGGACGTGGTCATACTTATCTCTTACTCTGGTTTTGCCGCCGAATTTATTCGCATGGTTCCCATGCTCAAGCGCTTACCGGTGGGCATTATTGCTTTTACCGGCAAACCCACCTCGCCTTTGGCAATGGCCGCCGACCAGGTTATCAACATCCATACCGATCGCGAAGCCTGTCCGTTAGGGCTTGCTCCAACCTCATCTGCGGTAAATACCTTGATCATGGGTGATGCGCTGGCTATTGCCTTAATGCGCAGTCGCAACTTCAGCGAGCATGATTATGCCCGTACGCACCCCGGCGGCAGCCTGGGCACCCGCCTGCTGTGCTGCGTGGGGGATATTATGCGCAAAGGGGAGAAACTACCGCGCATCACGCGTGATGTCACCGTCGGTGACGCTCTGGCCGAACTGACCCGTACCGGGCTGGGTTTAGTGGCGGTGACCGACGATGCAGGCGTACTGATCGGGGTATTTACCGACGGCGATCTGCGGCGCTGGCTGCACAAGGGCGAGAATATCCAGGCCGGTATTTCGCGTGTGATGACGGTTGGCAGTAAAACCCTGAACGCCGGTCAGCTGGCGACCGAAGCGCTGGCCATGTTCCATGAGCAGAAAATTTCCGCCGCCCCGGTGGTTGATGAGCAAGGACGGGTAACCGGGGCCATCAATTTGCACGATATTCATGATGCGGGGATTTTCTAA
- a CDS encoding DUF2931 family protein, with amino-acid sequence MEITRLAGLLPVLMLTACQGADQPGTVAQNGVPTKWTFNFFTPQALPALVTFAVVQDAGGKVYEFTTLDSTKALYGVIGGWDDLSRTLNGYWNHVERPPRHIIFCWDSVMDKKVYETHLTIPQPVLEKMLRPGVYKGDPGHTGYHNAVQIGLAPEGKVAVWLSGVSRGEPNYRVTPSVLYTLSGDKLFICKGITKSDFSYGYDKDTKDFIKGKVYPYGNW; translated from the coding sequence ATGGAAATAACCCGTCTGGCCGGGCTTCTTCCGGTACTGATGCTGACGGCCTGTCAGGGTGCGGACCAGCCCGGCACCGTGGCGCAAAACGGCGTACCAACCAAGTGGACTTTTAATTTTTTCACGCCTCAGGCGCTGCCTGCGCTGGTGACGTTTGCCGTTGTTCAGGATGCCGGGGGTAAAGTTTATGAGTTTACAACTCTTGACAGCACGAAGGCACTGTACGGTGTTATCGGCGGGTGGGACGATCTCTCACGGACACTCAACGGCTACTGGAATCACGTTGAGCGTCCCCCCAGGCATATTATTTTTTGCTGGGACTCGGTGATGGATAAAAAGGTGTATGAAACCCACCTGACTATCCCACAACCCGTACTGGAAAAAATGCTCAGACCCGGCGTGTACAAGGGTGATCCGGGTCACACCGGGTACCATAACGCCGTGCAAATTGGTCTGGCTCCGGAAGGAAAGGTGGCCGTCTGGTTAAGCGGGGTCAGCCGGGGAGAGCCCAATTACCGCGTAACGCCGTCAGTGCTGTATACGTTATCCGGCGATAAATTATTTATTTGCAAAGGGATAACTAAGAGCGATTTTTCTTATGGATATGACAAAGACACAAAGGATTTTATTAAAGGGAAGGTCTATCCGTATGGCAACTGGTAG
- a CDS encoding phospholipase D family protein: protein MRKLIFFVLAIMSALANATDAPEISVGFSPSAGQSALQIVLNTINGAEQSIDMAAYSFTSHPIAAALIAAQNRGVSVRVVADAKANNDKYTAVTFLTNQDVPVRLNAQYIFMHNKFMVVDSNTVQTGSFNYTSNAAKRNAENVLLVLNAPTLAATYLQEFNRLWGESQGFDSLY from the coding sequence ATGCGTAAATTAATATTTTTTGTGCTGGCTATCATGTCCGCCCTGGCGAACGCCACAGACGCGCCTGAAATTTCCGTCGGTTTTTCTCCCTCTGCGGGCCAGAGCGCGTTGCAGATCGTTTTGAACACCATTAATGGTGCAGAACAAAGCATTGATATGGCAGCTTACAGCTTCACCAGCCACCCGATTGCTGCCGCACTCATCGCCGCCCAAAACCGCGGGGTATCTGTACGCGTGGTAGCCGATGCAAAAGCCAATAACGATAAGTACACCGCCGTTACCTTCCTGACTAATCAGGACGTGCCGGTACGTCTGAATGCGCAATACATCTTCATGCACAATAAATTTATGGTCGTTGACAGCAATACGGTACAAACTGGCTCATTCAACTACACTTCCAACGCCGCGAAGCGCAACGCTGAAAACGTGCTTCTGGTGCTGAATGCGCCAACGCTGGCGGCCACCTACCTGCAGGAGTTTAATCGCCTGTGGGGCGAGTCACAGGGGTTCGACAGCCTCTATTGA
- a CDS encoding DUF2931 family protein has product MEITRLAGLLPVLMLTACQGADQPGIVAQNGVPTKWTFNFFTPQALPALVTFAVVQDAGGKVYEFTTLNSTPDLPRVIGEWNDKDRAPGGYWNHVERPPRHIIFCWDSVMDKKVYETHLTIPQPVLEKMLRPSINKDYQGKTAYYNRVQIGLAPEGKVAVWLQGIGLEPNYRVTPSVLYTLSGDKLSICKGITKSDFSYGYDKDTKDFIKGKVYPYGNW; this is encoded by the coding sequence ATGGAAATAACCCGTCTGGCCGGGCTTCTTCCGGTACTGATGCTGACGGCCTGTCAGGGTGCGGACCAGCCCGGCATCGTGGCGCAAAACGGCGTACCAACCAAGTGGACTTTTAATTTTTTCACGCCTCAGGCGCTGCCTGCGCTGGTGACGTTTGCCGTTGTTCAGGATGCCGGGGGTAAAGTTTATGAGTTTACTACGCTGAACAGCACGCCCGATCTGCCCAGAGTTATCGGTGAGTGGAATGACAAGGATCGCGCACCCGGAGGGTACTGGAATCACGTTGAGCGTCCTCCCAGGCATATTATTTTTTGCTGGGACTCGGTGATGGATAAAAAGGTGTATGAAACCCACCTGACTATCCCGCAACCCGTACTGGAAAAAATGCTCAGGCCGAGCATAAACAAGGATTATCAGGGAAAGACAGCATATTACAACCGGGTGCAAATTGGTCTGGCTCCGGAAGGAAAGGTGGCCGTCTGGCTACAGGGCATAGGGCTTGAGCCCAATTACCGCGTAACGCCGTCAGTGCTGTATACGTTATCCGGCGATAAATTATCTATTTGCAAAGGGATAACTAAGAGCGATTTTTCTTATGGATATGACAAAGACACAAAGGATTTTATTAAAGGGAAGGTCTATCCGTATGGCAACTGGTAG
- a CDS encoding MFS transporter yields the protein MSTHQNHAQDAAITADSAADERLITREGRKDFWRATLSCWLGTAMEYADFALYGLAAGIIFGDVFFPESTPAMALLSTFATWSVGFIARPIGALFFGWLGDRKGRKTVMISTIILMGASTTLIGLIPSYASIGLWAPACLVLLRFSQGFGAGAELSAGTVTLAEYAPTRRRGLVSSIIALGSNSGTLLASLVWLAVVQMDQRSLLEWGWRIPFLCSSLIALVALWIRRNLKETPVFERKKAEMETQRAQVLATRSQVLDTRSFWRRSRAFLTMVGLRIGENGPSYLAQGFIIGYVVKVLAVDKSVATSAVFIASLLGFLIIPLAGWLSDRFGRRITYRWFCLLLIIYAFPAFMLLDSREPAIVITTIVTGMGLASLGIFGVQAAWGVEMFGVHHRYTKMATAKELGSILSGGTAPLVAAALLSWTGHWWPIATYFAVMATIGFLTTFVAPETRGRDLNAAEDAI from the coding sequence ATGTCTACACATCAAAACCATGCACAGGATGCTGCGATAACAGCTGATTCTGCGGCAGACGAACGTCTAATCACGCGCGAAGGGCGCAAAGATTTCTGGCGCGCCACCCTGTCATGTTGGCTGGGTACTGCGATGGAATATGCCGACTTTGCGCTATACGGACTGGCCGCCGGTATTATTTTTGGCGATGTCTTCTTCCCCGAATCAACGCCTGCCATGGCGCTGCTTTCTACCTTCGCCACCTGGTCGGTTGGTTTTATTGCCCGCCCGATTGGCGCACTCTTCTTTGGCTGGCTCGGTGACCGTAAAGGTCGCAAAACGGTAATGATCTCTACCATCATCCTGATGGGCGCCTCAACCACTCTTATTGGTCTTATTCCCAGCTACGCGTCGATTGGCCTGTGGGCACCGGCCTGTTTAGTGCTATTGCGTTTCAGTCAGGGCTTCGGCGCCGGGGCGGAACTCTCCGCAGGCACGGTGACGCTGGCTGAATATGCGCCTACACGGCGGCGCGGCCTTGTTTCCTCGATCATCGCCCTTGGCTCAAACAGCGGTACGCTACTGGCTTCGCTGGTTTGGCTGGCGGTGGTGCAGATGGACCAGCGGTCACTGCTGGAATGGGGCTGGCGCATTCCGTTCCTGTGCAGCTCGCTGATTGCGCTGGTCGCGTTGTGGATCCGCCGTAACCTGAAAGAAACTCCGGTATTCGAACGTAAAAAAGCCGAGATGGAAACGCAGCGTGCACAGGTGCTGGCTACACGTTCACAGGTGCTGGATACGCGTTCTTTCTGGCGGCGCAGCCGTGCTTTCCTGACCATGGTTGGTCTGCGTATCGGCGAGAACGGTCCTTCTTATCTGGCCCAGGGCTTTATTATCGGCTACGTGGTCAAAGTGCTGGCGGTAGATAAGTCTGTCGCCACCAGTGCGGTCTTTATTGCTTCACTGCTGGGCTTTCTGATCATACCGCTGGCAGGCTGGCTTTCGGATCGCTTTGGTCGCCGCATTACTTATCGCTGGTTCTGTCTGCTGTTAATCATCTATGCCTTCCCGGCCTTTATGCTGCTGGATTCGCGTGAACCCGCTATTGTTATTACCACTATTGTGACGGGAATGGGGTTGGCATCGCTGGGGATCTTTGGCGTGCAGGCCGCGTGGGGCGTGGAAATGTTTGGCGTGCATCATCGCTATACTAAAATGGCCACGGCCAAAGAGCTTGGGTCAATTCTATCTGGCGGAACAGCACCGCTGGTGGCGGCAGCACTCCTTTCATGGACAGGGCACTGGTGGCCGATTGCCACCTACTTTGCGGTGATGGCGACTATCGGTTTTCTTACCACTTTTGTGGCGCCGGAAACGCGTGGGCGCGATCTCAATGCGGCGGAAGATGCGATATAA
- the srlD gene encoding sorbitol-6-phosphate dehydrogenase → MEQVAVVIGGGQTLGAFLCEGLAQAGYHVAVADLNESNANRLADTINSRYGAGRAYGFKVDATDEASVEALARAVDETFGRADLLVYSAGVAKAAPITQFRLTDFDLSLQVNLVGYFLCSREFSKLMIRDGIKGRIIQINSKSGKVGSKHNSGYSAAKFGGVGLTQSLALDLAEYGITVHSLMLGNLLKSPMFQSLLPQYAEKLGITPEEVEPYYVDKVPLKRGCDYQDVLNVLLFYASDKAAYCTGQSINVTGGQVMF, encoded by the coding sequence ATGGAACAGGTTGCTGTAGTCATCGGTGGTGGTCAGACGTTAGGCGCTTTTCTCTGTGAGGGACTGGCGCAGGCTGGCTATCACGTTGCGGTGGCGGACCTTAATGAAAGTAATGCAAACCGGCTGGCAGATACCATTAACAGCCGTTACGGTGCGGGCCGGGCATACGGCTTTAAGGTGGATGCCACCGATGAAGCCAGCGTGGAGGCCCTGGCGCGTGCAGTAGACGAGACCTTTGGTCGTGCAGACCTGCTGGTTTACAGTGCTGGCGTGGCGAAAGCTGCCCCTATTACCCAGTTCAGGTTGACGGATTTTGACCTGTCGCTGCAGGTTAATCTGGTGGGCTATTTCCTCTGTTCGCGTGAGTTTTCTAAGTTGATGATCAGGGACGGTATCAAGGGGCGGATCATTCAGATCAATTCTAAATCCGGCAAGGTTGGCAGCAAGCATAACTCTGGCTACAGCGCGGCTAAATTTGGTGGTGTGGGCCTGACGCAGTCGCTGGCGCTGGATCTGGCTGAATATGGTATTACCGTACATTCTCTGATGTTGGGTAATCTGCTTAAGTCGCCGATGTTCCAGTCTCTGTTACCACAATATGCGGAAAAACTGGGCATCACGCCTGAAGAGGTTGAACCCTATTACGTCGACAAGGTGCCGCTTAAACGGGGATGTGATTACCAGGATGTACTCAATGTCCTGCTGTTTTACGCGAGTGACAAGGCGGCCTATTGCACAGGCCAGTCGATTAATGTCACCGGTGGGCAGGTGATGTTTTAA
- a CDS encoding phospholipase effector Tle1 domain-containing protein: MSSGGGVMATGYWIVKGDKTSCGGTVLNGRPEKKLGKNNSFTAVNGSPVSCGKHPGTYSVGGGHPGDIIHGSYAASTLYSRSTCPCKAFFIPSQTFMSHGLYQAPQRAAAVAADISEPKQLAQAACKNAPSDTGDDEKTPKKKREITLTIGVFFDGTGNNANNCGDRQAACTADNFGMSDAESASALSQCILLNRGLSGTAAASYLGYYTNVHWLRTLYNQKLIPDTGYGQYTIYIEGIGTESGEGDSTYGMGTGRGNTGVVRKTDKAVAALAAGIQDYLVNHPEAGSCIIKELQFDIFGFSRGAAAARHFANRVFGQDSAIIAAIKTGLDGVEFAGTPGGKTRFLGIFDTVAAIGSPANGFNPHSADTGEVNIVLRPGVAEKVFHLTAQHECRFNFALNSVKPAWPELALPGAHSDIGGGYNPDEHEACFLTRPQFETVPLSTPDTATRIYQQTGEQLRVMETCPAIAPLLQSVAIHIDTWHDERMPADRYGMLQKRSGAAAVIDRPTRNDWSKVALRVMLDAAQDAGVVFNPILPKDDNLSLRPELNSLCEKAIVMGRGVRRGQPASGFTTPEIEMLAVQYLHCPANWNGVVRDGHGMIAGAVKPAKMVTFTNRPDERWQRTVYDMEGNKIWK; the protein is encoded by the coding sequence ATGTCCTCAGGCGGTGGCGTAATGGCCACCGGATATTGGATAGTCAAAGGGGATAAAACCAGCTGTGGCGGCACCGTTCTGAACGGTCGTCCCGAAAAAAAACTGGGAAAAAATAACAGCTTTACCGCCGTGAACGGCAGCCCGGTTTCATGCGGGAAACATCCGGGCACCTACAGCGTGGGTGGGGGGCATCCCGGCGATATCATTCATGGCAGCTACGCTGCCAGCACGTTGTACAGCCGTTCGACCTGTCCGTGTAAGGCTTTTTTTATCCCGTCTCAAACCTTTATGTCACATGGTCTTTATCAGGCACCACAACGGGCAGCAGCTGTTGCTGCGGACATATCCGAGCCAAAACAGCTCGCGCAAGCGGCCTGCAAGAACGCGCCTTCAGATACTGGTGATGACGAAAAAACGCCAAAGAAAAAGCGGGAGATCACGCTGACTATCGGGGTGTTTTTCGACGGCACCGGCAACAATGCCAATAACTGCGGCGACCGTCAGGCTGCCTGTACCGCCGATAATTTTGGCATGAGCGACGCGGAGTCAGCGTCTGCGTTAAGCCAATGCATCTTGCTAAACCGCGGATTAAGCGGCACCGCCGCCGCAAGTTATCTCGGCTATTACACCAACGTGCACTGGCTTCGCACGTTGTATAACCAGAAACTTATCCCAGATACGGGATATGGCCAGTACACTATTTATATCGAGGGGATCGGCACGGAAAGCGGAGAAGGCGACAGCACCTACGGGATGGGCACCGGCCGGGGTAACACCGGCGTGGTAAGAAAAACCGATAAGGCGGTCGCGGCACTGGCTGCTGGAATTCAGGACTATTTAGTCAACCATCCCGAAGCTGGCTCCTGCATCATCAAGGAATTGCAGTTTGATATTTTCGGGTTCAGCCGCGGGGCGGCGGCGGCGCGGCATTTTGCCAATCGGGTTTTCGGTCAGGACAGCGCCATTATTGCGGCCATCAAGACCGGGCTGGATGGCGTTGAGTTCGCTGGCACCCCCGGCGGTAAGACCCGTTTTCTGGGGATATTTGATACGGTAGCGGCCATCGGCAGCCCGGCGAACGGTTTCAACCCGCACAGCGCCGATACTGGCGAGGTGAACATCGTGCTGCGTCCGGGCGTGGCGGAAAAGGTATTCCACCTTACCGCGCAGCACGAATGCCGGTTTAACTTCGCGCTGAACAGCGTGAAACCGGCGTGGCCGGAGCTGGCCCTGCCCGGTGCGCACTCCGACATTGGCGGCGGCTACAATCCCGATGAGCATGAAGCCTGTTTTTTGACCCGCCCGCAGTTTGAAACCGTACCTCTTTCCACGCCCGATACGGCTACGCGGATTTATCAGCAGACGGGTGAGCAACTCAGGGTGATGGAAACCTGTCCGGCGATAGCCCCGCTGTTGCAGTCGGTGGCGATTCATATCGATACCTGGCACGACGAGCGGATGCCCGCCGACCGCTACGGTATGCTACAAAAACGCAGCGGTGCGGCAGCGGTTATCGACCGTCCGACGCGCAATGACTGGTCAAAGGTGGCACTGCGGGTGATGCTCGATGCGGCACAGGATGCGGGAGTAGTATTCAATCCGATCTTACCTAAAGACGACAATCTGTCACTGCGGCCAGAACTCAATAGCCTGTGTGAAAAAGCGATCGTGATGGGACGCGGCGTCCGCCGCGGTCAACCGGCCAGCGGGTTTACCACCCCGGAAATCGAGATGCTGGCGGTACAATACCTTCACTGCCCGGCCAACTGGAACGGCGTGGTCAGAGACGGCCATGGAATGATCGCCGGGGCGGTAAAGCCGGCGAAGATGGTGACGTTTACCAACCGGCCGGACGAACGCTGGCAGCGGACGGTTTACGATATGGAAGGGAATAAAATATGGAAATAA